One Euphorbia lathyris chromosome 1, ddEupLath1.1, whole genome shotgun sequence DNA segment encodes these proteins:
- the LOC136219022 gene encoding uncharacterized protein: MFSKEHLSGSEKRKKRKRLDVLVKSQQGAIDKFIVKKKDSNENHNGEGATNVDESIDNLVENDISGHNANDLSEVNEVSENPDVGKEQTIHPFNDIYDPRNWESLDNKERDILVEKGPIREENLSFPLHMFSRHFSYALYSRKLSNDEISDKKWLVYSKHVDKVYCFYCKLFKSSTNKSLLANDRHNDWKHVVERLRQHENSIEHMASMNTWNELRVRLDKSVTIDKNLQQEVMKEKECWRQVLVRILSIVKCLAKHNMTFKGSNEKLYQDSNGNFLGLIEMIAKFDVVMQDHVQRIENHEIHYHYLGHKMQNELISLLAQNVRNSIIKIIKESKYFSIILDCTPDVSHQEQMTLVVRYVSMSDKKIKIGDYFLEFLKVDDTTTGLGFCNKLLEVLKGLDLSVDDVRGQGYDNGSNMKAKHQGVQTRVLQITLSSDELMSTIEILEFVKIADCYPNVSIAYRILLTLPMTVASAERSFSKLTLIKTYLRSSTSQERLSGLAILSIEKEILGTMDADNIINDFASRNARRNVADSDTGFAGSDGTSLTSFRGSGAHSCNHKRLAVADKIDRQNRERWQQHSR, encoded by the exons ATGTTTTCTAAAGAGCATTTATCCGGaagtgaaaaaagaaaaaagagaaaacgaTTAGATGTTTTAGTAAAATCACAACAAGGAGCTATTGATAAATTTATAGTTAAGAAAAAAGATTCGAATGAGAATCATAATGGGGAAGGTGCAACTAATGTGGACGAGTCAATAGATAATTTGGTTGAAAATGATATTAGTGGCCATAATGCTAATGATTTGAGTGAGGTAAATGAGGTGTCTGAAAATCCTGATGTTGGTAAAGAACAAACAATCCATCcttttaatgatatttatgaTCCTAGAAATTGGGAAAGTCTTGATAATAAGGAAAGGGACATTTTAGTTGAAAAGGGACCTATAAGGGAAGAGAATTTGAGTTTTCCTTTACATATGTTTTCTAGACATTTTTCATATGCCTTATACTCTAGAAAACTAAGCAATGATGAGATAAGTGATAAAAAGTGGTTGGTTTATTCTAAACATGTTGATAaagtttattgtttttattgtaAATTGTTCAAATCTAGTACGAACAAATCTTTGTTAGCAAATGATAGACATAATGATTGGAAGCATGTTGTTGAGAGACTTAGGCAACATGAAAATAGTATTGAACATATGGCTAGTATGAATACTTGGAATGAATTAAGAGTTCGATTGGATAAGAGCGTAACAATTGATAAAAACTTGCAACAAGAGGTTATGAAAGAGAAAGAATGTTGGAGACAAGTTTTAGTTAGAATCCTTTCTATTGTGAAATGTCTTGCTAAACATAATATGACATTTAAAGGTTCTAATGAAAAGTTATATCAAGATAGCAATGGCAATTTTTTAGGATTGATTGAAATGATTGCGAAATTTGATGTTGTAATGCAAGATCATGTACAACGTATTGAAAATCATGAAATTCATTATCATTATCTTGGACATAAAATGCAAAATGAGTTAATCTCTCTTTTGGCACAAAATGTTAGAAATTCTATAATCAAGATAATCAAAGAAAGCAAATACTTTTCCATTATTCTTGATTGTACTCCTGATGTGAGTCATCAAGAACAAATGACTTTAGTAGTACGATATGTTAGTATGTccgataagaaaataaaaattggggACTACTTTCTTGAGTTTCTAAAAGTGGATGATACTACAACTGGGTTAGGGTTTTGTAATAAACTTTTAGAAGTGTTGAAAGGTCTTGATCTTAGTGTTGATGATGTGAGGGGTCAAGGTTATGACAATGGTTCAAATATGAAAGCAAAACACCAAGGAGTCCAAACTAGG GTATTGCAAATTACTTTGTCATCTGATGAATTAATGTCAACTATTGAAATTCTTGAGTTTGTTAAAATCGCAGATTGTTATCCAAATGTTTCTATTGCTTATAGGATTTTATTAACTTTGCCTATGACGGTAGCATCAGCTGAAAGAAGCTTTTCAAAACTAACGTTAATAAAAACTTACTTGAGGTCATCAACGTCTCAAGAAAGGTTGAGTGGTTTAGCAATTTTGTCTattgagaaagaaattttggGAACTATGGATGCTGATAATATCATTAATGATTTTGCCTCTCGTAATGCTCGGAGAA ATGTTGCTGATTCTGATACTGGTTTTGCGGGTTCTGATGGTACTAGTTTGACCTCCTTCCGTGGAAGTGGCGCCCATAGCTGCAACCACAAGAGGCTTGCGGTTGCTGATAAGATCGACCGGCAGAATAGAGAGCGGTGGCAGCAACATAGTCGATAG